GTATCGGGTCACGCAACACGCGAACGGCCAGCGCGACCTGAACCTGCTGGAACGCTGCTCCGGCTGATACAGTCCCCTTCGTGCCCCAGCCCGAAGTCCTGCTCTACGGCCTCCCCCTCGCCTTTCTCGCCGGATTCATCGACGCGGTGGCGGGTGGCGGGGGCACCATCACGCTCCCGACGCTGTTTTTCATGGGCCTCTCGCCCGCGCAGGCGGTCGCCACCAACAAGCTGCTCGCCATCTTCGGGTCGGGCAGCGCGACCTTTCAATACTGGCGCAAGGGGCATGTGGAGAAGGCGCTGGTGCTGCGGCTGATTCCGCTGGCGCTGGTTGGCAGTGCGCTGGGCGCCTACCTGGTCCATTTCGTGAACCCGAATGCCTTCCGCACGCTGGTCGGCGTGGTGATTCTCGGCGTGGGCGTGCTGGTGCTGGTCAACAAACGCTTCGGCCTGGAGGACCGCTATCCCGGTCTGACGCCCCGGACGCTGGCCCTCACGCTGCCCGGCGCCCTGATCATCGGCGTGTACGACGGCTTTCTCGGCCCCGGCACCGGCACCTTTCTGATGTTCCTGTTCACGCTGGTGGGCTTCAACCTCGTCCGCTCCAGCGGCAACGCCCGCACCATCAACTTCGCCACCAACCTGGGCGCGTTCCTGTTCTTCCTGATCGGCGGGCAGATGGTCTGGTGGATCGGCCTGCCGATGGGGGCCGCCAACGCTCTCGGCGCCACGCTGGGTGCCCGGATGGCGATGCTGCGCGGCAGCGGCTTCGTGAAGGTGATGTACGGGCTGATCGTGGTGCTGGTGGCGGCGCGGCTGCTGACGCAGTGAGGCTTGTGGCACGTGGCTTGTGGCTTGTGGCTTGTAGAGAAGCTTTTGCATTGGCTTAAGCCCTCCACACGCCACATGCCACAAGCTACACGCTAAAAAAGCCACAATCCCCTATGACCTCATCACAGACGGGCGGACAGACGCAGCAGGCAATCTTCGCGGGGGGGTGCTTCTGGTGCACCGAGGCCGTCATGAAGGACGTGCGCGGCGTGACGAAGGTGGAGAGCGGGTACATCGGCGGGCACGTGCCGAACCCCGACTACCGGACGGTGTGTGGCGGTCAGACCGGACACGCCGAGGCGGTGCGCGTGACCTTCGATCCCTTGCAGGTCAGCTTCAAGGACCTGCTGAGGCTCTTTTTCGCCACGCACGACCCCACCAGCCTCAACCGCCAGGGGGCCGACGTGGGCACCCAGTACCGCAGCGCCGTCTTTCCGCTGAATGCCGAGCAGGAGCGCGAGACGCGCGAGGTGATCGACGAACTCACCCGGCAAAACATCTTTGACCGGCCCATCGTGACCACGATTGAACCCGCCAGCGAGTTCTACGGGGCCGAGGACTACCACCAGGACTTTTACGCCAACAACCCGCGTCAGCCCTACTGCATGGCCGTGATCGCCCCGAAGGTGGCGAAATTCCGCAAGGAATACAGCGACCGGCTGAGGGTCTGAACGGGGCACGGCCGGGTTCTCTATCATTCAGGGCATGGAGCGAGACGGCGGAATCTCTGAGCTGGAAAGCTTGCATGCCCTGTGGCGGGACTTCGAGGAGAGCGTGCTGGCGTCCGGCCTCGAACCGGCCAGATGCCGCAAGCTTCTGCTGAAGGCGTCCCGTTACCGGGAAGGGGCGCTCATTTACCGGCTTTCGGGCACCGACCGGCTGGAAGAGCTGAAACTGGAGATCAAGAACTCGTACTTCAAGCTGCTGCGCCCCGAATGGTTCAGCGAGCTGAACAGGGACGAGGTGATCGAGATTCTCCCCCTGCTCGTCCCCGCGTCCCTGCACTGGGAACCGCACGGCAACGGCGGGCTGATGAACTTCATCAACGTGGCGCTGGACGCCCTCCCGCGTGACCTGGCGAGCCGCATCTACCTGGACGCCTTCGCCCGCTACCTCCGGAGCTTCGGCTACTACGCGCGGGCAACACCGGAAGAAAAAGTCGGCATGCTGAAGGAATTCATGTGCCTGGACCGCCTGCACATCTACCGTTCCGCCACCGCGCGCGAGAACCGGCAGGCCCTGCAAGACCTCATCCGTGACCTGCTGGGCGAGGAGGCGGTGGCCGTGTACCAGGCTGGACTGGACGCGGCGCTGGCCGCGAGCCGGGGCTGAACCGCTGCGGCTGCTAGCTGGAACGGGCGTCCGCCAGCCGTTCCTCCAGGTTGCGGCGGAGCCGGACGGCCAGCGGGGAGTGCAGATACCGTTCCAGCGTCGCGCGGGAAGGCGTGTCCTCGTACCACAGGTCAAAGAGCTCCGCGATGGTCGGGGCCTCTGCCGGTGCGGGGGCGCGCGTGACCTCGTCCCCCCGGCCCAGGTCGCCCCCTTCCAGTACCCGGGTATAGAAGCCGGGGCGGCGTGCCCGCGCGAACCGCTTCACGAAGCCTGCGTCCGCCATGCGTGCGCCCAGGGTGCCGCAGGGAATACGCGGGGCCGTGACCTCCAGCAGCACGCTCCCCACCCGGAAGCGTTCGCCCACCTGCACACCGGCCGACTCCAGCCCGCCGATCAGCAGATTCTCCCCGAAGGTGCCGGGTTCGAGCGCCGCGCCGAGGGCCTCGGCCCAGTGGTCGTAGTCCTCACGGGTGTAGATGTAGACGGCCTGATCGGGACCGCCGTGATGCTTGCGGTCCAGCACGTGATCCCCGTCCAGCCCCTGCGCCGTGACCCTGACCCGGCCGGGCACTGGATGCTTGCAAATCCCCGTCACCGCCATGCGCTGGCCGATCTGGACAGCGGTGGGCTGGCCGATGTTCACGCTGATGAGCTTCATGCCGCAGGCTACCAGTCCCAGTCATGGGGAGCGGTCCGCGTTTCCGCCGGAACGGCTGGACGGGGCATACTCTGCCCAGGATGCGTGCGGTTCCCTCCACCCGTCTGGCCGCCTGGGCGCTCGCCTTCCTGGCGTTGCTGGCCGGGCCGTGGCCGGACGCGCACGCCCGCGGGCCGGTCTTTCCGGCCGGGCTGGAGGTGGTGGGCAACATGCTGCCGCCGCCCGACCGCGCGGCGCTGGGCGGGCTGGGGCTGAACACCTGTCCGCCGCCCGAAGCGCCCCTCGACCGCCTGCTGTATGACCGCACGCTGGGGGAGGGCGCGGCCCTGAGCTGCGGGAACCGCTTCGAGGGCCTGCTGCACTTTCCGCAGGCGGACCCGGCCTACAGCACGCAGCCGCGCACCCCGCACGGCGGCTTCGACCTGCTGGAGACGCAACTGCGCGGGACGCGACGCGAACTGCTGATCGCCAACATGATCTGGGACGACGGCCCGGACGCCCCCGGCGCAGAGGTCGCGCGGGCCATCGCGGCCCTGCGGCGGGACGTGGCCGAGCACCCCGAACGCCATCCGGACGGCCTGACCGTGCGGGTGATGCTGGGCAATTCGATCCGGCTCGACGCGCTGCTCGATCCGTCGGCCAGCGCCTACAGCGCGGCCCGGCACCTGCTGGCGGCGGGCGTGCCCCTGACCGGCGACACGGTGCCCGGCTGGCGGCTGGAGATTGCCAACTACGCCTACAGCCTGCCGCACAGCCACGTCAAACTCGTGGTGCAGGACGGCGAGACAGTGCTGGCGGGGGGTTTCAATATCAGCTTCTATCACCTGCCAGCGGACGCTCCCGGCGGGCACGGCCTGGACCTGACGGACCTGGCGCTGCGGGTGCGCGGCCCGGTCGCCCGGAACGCGGTCGCAGCCTTTCAGGACGGGTGGGCGCTCAGTCACTTGCTGACCTGCCGGACCGAGCCGACACCGGACACCCTGCGGCGGGACTGCACCTTCAGCCGCCCCACCTCGCCCCTGCCGCCCGTCTGGACGGCGCCCGCCCCCGCCGCCGGGCAGGCGCGCGTGTACCCCCTCTACCGCCGCAACGGGTACACCGGCGCGGACGAAACCGTGGTGGCCCTCTTCGGGGCGGCCCACAGCAGCATCGACGTGATGCAGTCGCAGGTCAGCGGCACCCTGGGCTGCATCGGCGCCCTCTTCGAGGAGAACGGCTGTCCGCCCGCCCTGCAACTCCCGGTGTGGCAGGCCGCAGCGCAGGCCATCCGCGAACGGGGCGTCACGCTGCGGCTGCTGCTCGACTACGACCCGCTGCTTCAGGCCGAGACGCTGGCCTTCCTGCGCGGTCTGCGCGCCGAACTGGCCCCGCTGGGGCTGGCCGACCACGTCCAGGCCCGCTGGTACGGCACGGCGGGCGGCCTGCACACCAAGGCGGCGCTGATCGACGGCCGGATGCTCACCGTCGGCAGCCAGAACCTTCACCATTCCTCCTTCGGGCGGCTGGGCCTGGGCGAATACACCCTCGCCACCAGCGACCCCGGCGCGGTCAGCGAGTACGCGCGGATGTTCGCCTTCGAGTGGGCGCGGGCCGGAGCCATCCACGCCCCCTGGTGGCTGCCCGAGGGCCAGCCCCTCCCCGCGCCGCGACCGGACGCGGAACCCGCCGAGCGTCCGGGCCGCCCGCTCCCCGCCCCGTGACCCCCGTCCTGGTGCGTCCGGGCCGCCTGTGCTGGAATGCGGGGGTGAGCCTTCCCACGCGCGGGCCGGACCCGTCTCCCTTCGACCCTGCCCTGGCCGGGGCGGGGCGCACGCCCACCCTGGCTGTCCTGGCGGGCCTGTTCATGCTGGCGACCACGCCCTTTTTCGGCCATCTGCTCCAGGGCAGCACCGACAACCTCGCGCGGAATGTGCTGTACGCCTGCGCGACCGCCGTGCTGCTGGGGCAGGTGTGGCGCGGCAGCGTGTGGGCATGGCGGCTGACGGTGGGCTTTAGCGTGTGCGCGGGCCTGCTGGTCTTCGTGGCCGGGATGCTGGCGGGCGTCAGCAACTGGCAGGGGTGGATCGTGAGCCTGGCGGGCGTGGGCTTTCTGCTGCTGGGCATGTGCCTGGTGGCGGTCCCCAGTATCCGCGCCTTTCTCGATGCGCGCTGGGCGGCCCGCGGCGGGAGGCGGGCATGACCGCGCGGCGGTTCACCGTCCAGGGCACCAACAACGCCTTTACCTGCGCGAACTGCGGCGCGGCGGTGCAGCCCCTCCAGAACGGCTCGGTTCGCAACCACTGCCCGGAGTGCCTGCACTCGCTGCACGTGGACGTGTTGCCCGGCGACCGCGCCAGCACCTGCCACGGCCTGATGATTCCGGTCGGCGTCGAGCAGAGCGGCAAGAAAGGCTGGATCATCCTCCACCGCTGCCAGAAATGCGGCTTCACCGGCCGCAACAAGGCCGCCCTGGACGACCCGGCCCAGCCCGACCGCTGGGACGCTCTGGTCCAGCTCAGCGGCCAGCGGCGCGAGTAACGGTCCGGAAAGGGGAGAGGCTGGAAAGGCCTTTCTGCCTGGACCGGCTTCCCGTGCCGTTCCTGACCCCTGGTACACTTCGGCTATGGGCTTGTGGCTGGTGGTGGCATTGATCGTGTTGAGCGCGACCTTCATTCTGGCGCTGACCTTCGGCGTGCTGCGGTCGGTGCCGAATGTGCGGGTGCTCCGGGCGGTCGCGGCGGTGCAGTACGTGGCGGCGGCCCTGCTGGCGGGGGCCCGCCTGACGGGGAACGCATGACCGGCCCGCAGCGCATCGACCTGAACTTTCAGGACGTGCCGGGCGTGATCGCCGCCCACGTGCTGGACACCGGGGACGGGCTGGCGATTGTGGACGTGGGGCCGGGCAGCACCTTGCCCGCGCTGGAAGCGGGCCTGTCCGACCTGGGCGCCTCGCTCTCCGACGTGCGGCACGTGCTGCTCACGCATATCCACCTGGACCACGCGGGGGCGACCGGCACGATTCTGGACCGGGTGCCGAAGGCCCGCGCCTACGTCCACGAGCGCGGCGCGGCCCACCTGTCGCGCCCCGAGCGGCTGCTGGCGAGTGCGGGCCAGATTTACGGCGACCAGATGGA
The window above is part of the Deinococcus metallilatus genome. Proteins encoded here:
- a CDS encoding MOSC domain-containing protein; the protein is MKLISVNIGQPTAVQIGQRMAVTGICKHPVPGRVRVTAQGLDGDHVLDRKHHGGPDQAVYIYTREDYDHWAEALGAALEPGTFGENLLIGGLESAGVQVGERFRVGSVLLEVTAPRIPCGTLGARMADAGFVKRFARARRPGFYTRVLEGGDLGRGDEVTRAPAPAEAPTIAELFDLWYEDTPSRATLERYLHSPLAVRLRRNLEERLADARSS
- a CDS encoding RNHCP domain-containing protein encodes the protein MTARRFTVQGTNNAFTCANCGAAVQPLQNGSVRNHCPECLHSLHVDVLPGDRASTCHGLMIPVGVEQSGKKGWIILHRCQKCGFTGRNKAALDDPAQPDRWDALVQLSGQRRE
- the msrA gene encoding peptide-methionine (S)-S-oxide reductase MsrA; this encodes MTSSQTGGQTQQAIFAGGCFWCTEAVMKDVRGVTKVESGYIGGHVPNPDYRTVCGGQTGHAEAVRVTFDPLQVSFKDLLRLFFATHDPTSLNRQGADVGTQYRSAVFPLNAEQERETREVIDELTRQNIFDRPIVTTIEPASEFYGAEDYHQDFYANNPRQPYCMAVIAPKVAKFRKEYSDRLRV
- a CDS encoding TSUP family transporter — translated: MPQPEVLLYGLPLAFLAGFIDAVAGGGGTITLPTLFFMGLSPAQAVATNKLLAIFGSGSATFQYWRKGHVEKALVLRLIPLALVGSALGAYLVHFVNPNAFRTLVGVVILGVGVLVLVNKRFGLEDRYPGLTPRTLALTLPGALIIGVYDGFLGPGTGTFLMFLFTLVGFNLVRSSGNARTINFATNLGAFLFFLIGGQMVWWIGLPMGAANALGATLGARMAMLRGSGFVKVMYGLIVVLVAARLLTQ
- a CDS encoding phospholipase D-like domain-containing protein; protein product: MRAVPSTRLAAWALAFLALLAGPWPDAHARGPVFPAGLEVVGNMLPPPDRAALGGLGLNTCPPPEAPLDRLLYDRTLGEGAALSCGNRFEGLLHFPQADPAYSTQPRTPHGGFDLLETQLRGTRRELLIANMIWDDGPDAPGAEVARAIAALRRDVAEHPERHPDGLTVRVMLGNSIRLDALLDPSASAYSAARHLLAAGVPLTGDTVPGWRLEIANYAYSLPHSHVKLVVQDGETVLAGGFNISFYHLPADAPGGHGLDLTDLALRVRGPVARNAVAAFQDGWALSHLLTCRTEPTPDTLRRDCTFSRPTSPLPPVWTAPAPAAGQARVYPLYRRNGYTGADETVVALFGAAHSSIDVMQSQVSGTLGCIGALFEENGCPPALQLPVWQAAAQAIRERGVTLRLLLDYDPLLQAETLAFLRGLRAELAPLGLADHVQARWYGTAGGLHTKAALIDGRMLTVGSQNLHHSSFGRLGLGEYTLATSDPGAVSEYARMFAFEWARAGAIHAPWWLPEGQPLPAPRPDAEPAERPGRPLPAP